The following DNA comes from Camelina sativa cultivar DH55 chromosome 14, Cs, whole genome shotgun sequence.
GTTCAAAGAGTTCACTGGTGTGAGTCGGGGAGTGCGGAGACTCGGTGCTGCAGcagttgacatgtgtcacgtgGCACTTGGGATTGCAGATTCATACTGGGAGTACCGTTTAAAGCCATGGGATATGGCAGCTGGTGTTCTTGTAATCTTccttcttgttgttttctttcttaccAAACTACATATGTTGTAGAGCTTAATCCATATCTGAATATGGACACAGATAGTTGAGGAAGCTGGAGGAGCTGTGACTCGAATGGACGGAGGGAAGTTTTCTGTGTTTGATAGATCTGTTTTGGTGTCCAATGACATTCTTCACTCTAAGGTTAGTGAAAGGTTTGATCAACTGTTAATACTTTTGTTATTGCTTTCAATCTGTTATGCTTATAGATAAGGTCTGaacatattttcttgtttaaccGTTGTAGCTTCTGGAGAGAATCGCACCCGCAACTGAGAATTTGAAGTCGAAAGGAATCGATTTCTCGCTGTGGTTTAAGCCAGAAGATTATCACACAGAACATTAGAACTAAATCTTCGAAATTTGAGGTATAACATTCGTATTCAGACTATACAGTCAACAATGATCATATTCTCTTAAACTTGGTGAACAAAAGGCTTCATGGATCAACATAACGGTCTTCCATCTTCCAGTCCAATACAAACCTCTTAGTATCTTGGTTAGTAGACTGAACCGGAAGGTACCTTGGTTCTTTAGGGATAACCAATATCTCGAGTCACCTCAGAATGAATCGGAAGGTACCTTGGTTCTCTACGGAAAACCCAATATCTCGAGTCACCTCCCCCAAACAAAGTTAAGACCACTCGGTTATAAAACCCATGCTTTTCTATTGCTCTGCACAATTTAAAcaagaaatttacaaaatcaagACACATCTTTTTAATCAGAGTTTTggtcttttcttcttttaaaggATGTCGCAACATgagttatagaaaaaaaaaaatcaagagctAACGACGTTACAACATGAGTTaattcataaatataatttacacAAAATTTAAGTACttctaaaactatatatatatactcacaaAATAGCTATGATCTATGGGTTTACAAAAGTAACGACTTTATTCCTagttcaattttctttttttcaaataacTAATAGTACTTAGAATTGtgataattagaaaaaaaatctcaataatattatttggaattatataatttttattagtattgacacctatataaaaaaaaaaaaatacttttagttTCCCATAGTATAgtatttgtttgtatatattgtaCATATTTTACCATGTTATCTCACATGTTCTCAAAACGATTtcgagaaaaaagaaaaaatctcacatgttctctttcttttatattcaACTCATTTCAGTGCTGGTGTTGCTGATTTTGTGTCTCCGTTCTTTGATATCCCTAAGCAACTCCAACTGTTGAATCAAAAACTTGCTTGTATCCTTAAatcaactttttgttttgttgttgtcaaagtATCCCTAAATCAACTAGGAATGAGTTCCCGGTAGGAGATGATCACATGACGAGGGACGGTATTAAGTTTTCGTGGATAATGGAACGTGAAATCGAATTTCCACCAAGGAATCAAGTAGGAGGTatcattacaaaaattaatttgtttgacatcagttatttttttaagttagcATCGCTTAAAAAGTGACActataattatatgatttttgtaaaatatattgcTAAAAATAGtgaatctaaaattttttaCCATCACTTACAAAGTGATTATGATTCAAATTTAGCatcacttaatttttttattagcaTTCTTTATTCAACTGATGCTATTtcagtggtttttttttaataagggggaggtattggtttaggatttagaaagaattttaatgactttaaaagttaggtaaaatatgttgttattcaatcaagacttttaaaaactctttaaaaatttggtgttattggttgtggatttgtaaaaagttatctaaaatcttgataaatctagtgttattggattaagagttttataaagtcattaaaagttttatgttattcaagtaaaacaaaagaatcttggattgttaatgaattcaaattttatgttattggtttaggattttatatcatttccttcataacaaaagtcatgaaaactctttcatcaaatagaaagattttacaagattagaaaaaacaaatcatcaagattttaaaaaacttcctaaacaatctcttagaatccttcatttttaactttcaattttctatgattctaacaatcagcaagaacataaagtcattaaaattctttctaaatcctaaaccaatacctccccctaaatGTTACTATCAAGATTTCTACATAGTATCAAAAGTTTTGAAATGAAGtgcaaattgattttttttttttttgcatttttttaaaactactaCGTTTCCGGTAAATCTCTATaccttaattttataaatatgaaattggGACGGTTATTGGTAAAcgatgttatttttcttttaattgtatcaaataaaaaatgtgcCGCACAATTTAGTAATTTTAGATCGATTAAAATAACTGATGTTGcacttatttgttttaatatcaGTTCTCTAATTGATGTTAAATAAGtgttgtcaaatttttttttttatagtcatGACCTCTATAAAGAGCCCAAGCCAAACAATTTTATgtacaacaagaaaaaacactTAAAATTATCAAGCAAAGGTAATCTATACatgactataaaaaaaaaagacatttgaCAACACTTATTTAACATCAATTAGAGAACtgatattaaaacaaataagtgCAACATCACTTATTTTAATCGATCTTAAATTACTAAATTGTgtgtcacatttttttttttgatacagttaaaagaaaaataacatagTTTACAATAACCGTCccaatttcatatttataaaattaagttatAGAGATTTACCAGAAATGTAGTTGTTTTAAGGGATATGCACAAAAAATCAATCTTCACTTCATTTCAAAACTTTTGATACTATGTAGAAATCTTGATagtaacatttattaaaaacaatactGAAATATTAATAGCATCAGTTAAATAAATAATGCTAATAAAAATGAAGTGATGCTAAATTTGAATAATAGTCACTTTGTAAGtgatggtaattttttttagcttcACTAACTTTagcaatattttttacaaaaatcatataattcTAGTGTCATTTTTTAACCGGTgctaacttaaaaaaataactgatgtgaaacaaattaatttttgtagtGATACCTCCTACTTGATTCCCTTGTGGAAGTTCAATGTCATGTTCCATTATCCACGAAAACTTAATACCGTCCCTCATCATGTGATCATCTCCTACTGAAAACTCATTCCTAGTTGATTTAAGGATACAAAGAAGTTTTTGATTCAACAGTTGGAGTTGCTTAGGGATATCTAAGAACGGAGACACAAAATCAGCAACACCAGCACCGAAATGAGCtgaatataaaagaaagagaacatgTGAGATAACATGGTAAAAAAGGtacaatatatacaaacaaatacTATAGTGTGGGAaactaaaagtatttttttttatataggtgTCAATgctaatataaattatataattccAAATAATGttattaggattttttttttctaattatcaCAATTCTAAGTACTATtagttatttgaaaaaaaagaaaattgaactAGGAATAAAGTCTGTTACTTTTGTAAACCCATAGATCATAGCTATTTTTTGAGTActagctaatatatatatatatagttgtagaAGTACTTAAGTTTTGTGTCAATTATATTTATGAATtaactcatgtttttttttttttttgttaactcagaGGTAATCCCAAGTCCACATAGGCCCAGACTAATTTCCTGGAGAAATAGCAACCTATGGTAGGCTCCCTTTCGGATATTCAAATGGGTCGAAAGCAAGGATCCATACCCATGTAGGTGTCCGAAAATTCGTAAGATAATTCCCTCAAGCAGGGTTCGAACTCGGATCGTGTTTGCAACCAGAGCCCATCCTTACCATTAGGCCACGAAGACCCGGACAATTAACTCATGTTGTACGTACGTCGTTAgctcttgatttttttgtttctataatataccatttttcttaaaaatagtattctatctatatatatagaatagtgtccacatttaatttaattaaaacaagTTTATACAGATGACACACAAACATTTAATTAGCAAAAAACAGAAGTAGTGGAAAAATAATTTACTCATaacatttatcaaaaaaaaaaattagtagaaAGAACAATGataattagattaaaaaaaaaagattggtagaatttagagattttaatttgCAAATCAAAAGCTAATAACTATGACATATATTAAACATCATGCCTCCACGTTCCAATGTTTGTAAGTGAGAAAGAAAATGGTGATGGAAGCAGTAATTAATGTTTGAGCGACTATGAAACTGGTGGAGAGATGAAGCTGTTATGAAGGTATATATAGGGTTGATGTTGGGTGACAGAGGGAGTTTTGGTGAGCAGgcatgtatttgtttttttttttaaatttgtagaTCAAAGTGTAGAGCACGATTTATCTTATGGCAttgataaaacaataaataaattattattgtctCTCGGATTTTTCCATTGATGCGAAAAAGCACGAGGTGTGTTTTTCGAATTATCATTGGCTAGCCTTTATCCGTGACTGCATGGACGATGTTGGTGTACTCTTAAGTCTTAAGatatattatcttttttggttttaattctaCTCTGAAGATTCTAGAACTTGATGCGTataacttagtttttgaaatgtgTCAAGGCGTTCAAATTTNcttataaatttaaatctttaaccaacaattcaatatatatatatatatatatatatatatatatatatatatatatatatttaatttgtagataTTTGGTGTTGATAAGTCTCAATCTTTGATTATGCAGAGGTATTGATGCTAAAGGGCCTAACTATGCTATCTCTAAGGTATTGATGCTAAACGACCAGTGAATAAAGGAAAATGGATTCTTTCTAATCCCCATTTTGGCCATCGATGGTGGCAGTCAGTACAATGAGGGTGTAAGTTGTGAGGAAATCCATTTGTAACCAAttatattaaacataaattagttttttgtcatcatattttctataagaaaaaatgtcattaaaattaCGAACTTTCAAATTGTGGCCATTTTAATCACCAACTTTGTGGGAGGCCATTTTAAACATGAACTTCTGTTGACTTACCGTTTAAATCATCAAATTTTGTTGACCACGAAAAATTGGACATGTCGTTAAATCCCTAAACGGAGCAATCAGTCGGCGTTAAGGGATCGTTAATCCCTCTCCATTAGTCTCAAAACGACACTGTTTGaacccaagaaaacaaaacaaaattaggaaCAAAAATCTCGAAATCGAAATCCCCAATCCCTAATTCTCCTCAAACCCTAAATCGCGATTTTTTCCAATCGATTTCTCAGTCCCAAATGCCGAAAGTGAGAAATAAAGGTGTGATATTGTTTGTTGGaac
Coding sequences within:
- the LOC104741724 gene encoding phosphatase IMPL1, chloroplastic-like, which produces MELFKEFTGVSRGVRRLGAAAVDMCHVALGIADSYWEYRLKPWDMAAGVLIVEEAGGAVTRMDGGKFSVFDRSVLVSNDILHSKLLERIAPATENLKSKGIDFSLWFKPEDYHTEH